One window from the genome of Trabulsiella odontotermitis encodes:
- the ilvC gene encoding ketol-acid reductoisomerase, with protein sequence MANYFNTLNLRQQLAQLGKCRFMARDEFADGASYLQGKKVVIVGCGAQGLNQGLNMRDSGLDISYALRKEAIAEKRASWRKATENGFKVGTYEELIPQADLVVNLTPDKQHSDVVRSVQPLMKDGAALGYSHGFNIVEVGEQIRKDITVVMVAPKCPGTEVREEYKRGFGVPTLIAVHPENDPKGEGMAIAKAWAAATGGHRAGVLESSFVAEVKSDLMGEQTILCGMLQAGSLLCFDKLVAEGTDPAYAEKLIQFGWETVTEALKQGGITLMMDRLSNPAKLRAYALSEQLKTIMAPLFQKHMDDIISGEFSSGMMADWANDDKKLLTWREETGKTAFETAPQFEGKIGEQEYFDKGVLMIAMVKAGVELAFETMVDAGIIEESAYYESLHELPLIANTIARKRLYEMNVVISDTAEYGNYLFSYACVPLLKEFMTTLQSGDLGKAIAEGAVDNAQLRDVNDAIRGHAIEKVGQKLRGYMTDMKRIAVAG encoded by the coding sequence ATGGCTAACTACTTCAATACACTGAATCTGCGCCAGCAGCTGGCGCAGCTGGGCAAATGCCGCTTTATGGCGCGCGACGAATTTGCCGATGGCGCGAGCTACCTTCAGGGTAAAAAAGTGGTCATCGTCGGCTGTGGCGCTCAGGGGCTGAACCAGGGCCTGAACATGCGTGACTCCGGCCTGGATATCTCTTACGCCCTGCGTAAAGAAGCGATTGCTGAAAAGCGCGCATCATGGCGTAAAGCGACCGAAAACGGTTTTAAAGTGGGCACCTATGAAGAGCTGATCCCGCAGGCTGATCTGGTTGTTAACCTGACGCCAGATAAGCAGCACTCTGACGTGGTGCGTTCCGTTCAGCCGCTGATGAAAGACGGCGCGGCACTCGGTTATTCCCACGGTTTTAACATCGTGGAAGTGGGCGAGCAGATCCGCAAAGACATCACCGTGGTGATGGTAGCGCCAAAATGCCCGGGTACCGAAGTGCGTGAAGAGTACAAACGTGGTTTCGGTGTGCCGACCCTGATCGCCGTTCACCCGGAAAACGATCCGAAAGGCGAAGGTATGGCGATTGCTAAAGCCTGGGCTGCGGCAACAGGGGGTCATCGCGCGGGGGTGCTGGAATCCTCTTTCGTTGCGGAAGTGAAATCTGACCTGATGGGTGAGCAGACTATCCTGTGCGGTATGCTGCAGGCCGGTTCTCTGCTGTGCTTCGACAAGCTGGTAGCGGAAGGCACCGACCCGGCATACGCCGAAAAACTGATTCAGTTTGGCTGGGAAACCGTGACCGAAGCGCTGAAACAAGGCGGCATCACGCTGATGATGGACCGACTGTCCAACCCGGCGAAACTGCGCGCTTACGCGCTGTCTGAACAGCTGAAAACTATTATGGCGCCGTTGTTCCAGAAACATATGGACGACATCATCTCCGGCGAGTTCTCTTCCGGCATGATGGCAGACTGGGCGAACGACGACAAAAAACTGCTGACCTGGCGTGAAGAGACCGGTAAAACGGCATTCGAAACCGCACCGCAGTTTGAAGGTAAAATTGGCGAGCAGGAATACTTCGACAAAGGCGTACTGATGATTGCAATGGTGAAAGCGGGCGTTGAGCTGGCCTTTGAAACTATGGTCGACGCGGGCATCATCGAAGAGTCAGCGTACTATGAATCCCTGCATGAGCTGCCGCTGATTGCCAACACCATCGCGCGTAAGCGTCTGTATGAAATGAACGTGGTAATTTCAGATACCGCCGAATACGGTAACTATCTGTTCTCTTACGCGTGCGTACCGCTGCTGAAAGAATTCATGACCACCCTGCAGTCGGGCGATCTGGGCAAAGCGATTGCTGAAGGCGCGGTAGATAACGCTCAGCTGCGCGACGTTAACGACGCGATTCGCGGCCATGCGATCGAGAAAGTGGGCCAGAAACTGCGCGGTTATATGACTGATATGAAACGCATTGCGGTTGCCGGATAA
- the ilvY gene encoding HTH-type transcriptional activator IlvY, with product MTGKVLRKLIYSQHHIAISAIPTRGASPVDLRDLKTFLHLADSRHFGRSARAMHVSPSTLSRQIQRLEEDLGQPLFVRDNRTVTLTEAGDELRTFAQQMLLQYQQLRHTIDQKGPSLSGELHIFCSVTAAYSHLPPILDRFRAEHPSVEIKLTTGDAADAMEKVVTGEADLAIAGKPETLPGAVAFSMLENLAVVLIAPALPCPVRNQVTQEKPDWSTVPFIMADQGPVRRRIELWFRRQKISNPSIYATVGGHEAMVSMVALGCGVALLPEVVLENSPEPVRNRVMILERSDEKTPFELGVCAQKKRLHEPLIDAFWKIVLERKIDEGK from the coding sequence ATGACAGGAAAAGTATTGCGGAAATTGATATATTCACAACATCACATTGCAATTTCTGCAATACCAACCCGTGGAGCCTCGCCCGTGGATTTACGCGATCTGAAAACCTTTCTGCATCTGGCGGATAGCCGCCACTTTGGCCGTAGCGCGCGGGCGATGCACGTCAGCCCTTCCACGCTCTCCCGGCAAATCCAACGGCTGGAAGAAGACCTCGGTCAGCCGCTGTTTGTGCGCGACAACCGCACCGTCACGCTGACCGAGGCGGGTGATGAGCTGCGGACCTTCGCGCAGCAGATGCTGTTGCAGTATCAGCAACTGCGCCACACTATCGATCAAAAAGGGCCGTCGCTCTCTGGCGAACTGCATATTTTCTGCTCCGTCACTGCGGCCTACAGCCATTTGCCGCCGATCCTCGACCGCTTCCGCGCCGAACATCCCTCGGTGGAAATCAAGCTCACGACCGGTGATGCCGCTGACGCGATGGAAAAAGTCGTTACTGGCGAAGCCGATCTGGCGATCGCCGGTAAGCCGGAAACCCTGCCCGGCGCGGTGGCATTTTCCATGCTGGAGAATCTGGCGGTGGTGTTGATTGCCCCGGCGCTACCCTGCCCGGTGCGCAATCAGGTCACGCAGGAGAAACCCGACTGGTCAACGGTGCCGTTCATCATGGCCGATCAGGGGCCAGTACGTCGTCGCATCGAACTGTGGTTCCGTCGTCAGAAAATCAGCAACCCATCGATTTACGCCACTGTTGGCGGCCACGAGGCGATGGTGTCGATGGTCGCGCTCGGCTGCGGTGTGGCGCTGTTGCCGGAAGTGGTGCTGGAAAACAGCCCGGAGCCAGTGCGTAATCGCGTAATGATTCTGGAGCGCAGCGACGAGAAAACGCCGTTTGAGCTTGGCGTATGCGCACAAAAAAAGCGGCTGCATGAGCCGCTGATTGATGCCTTCTGGAAGATTGTGCTGGAAAGAAAAATCGACGAAGGAAAGTGA
- the ppiC gene encoding peptidylprolyl isomerase PpiC: protein MAKTAAALHILVKEEKLALDLLEQIKNGADFGKLAKKHSICPSGKRGGDLGEFRQGQMVPAFDKVVFSCPVLEPTGPLHTQFGYHIIKVLYRK, encoded by the coding sequence ATGGCAAAAACGGCAGCAGCACTGCATATCCTTGTAAAAGAAGAGAAACTGGCGCTGGATCTTCTGGAACAGATTAAAAACGGCGCCGACTTCGGCAAGCTGGCGAAGAAACATTCTATCTGTCCGTCAGGCAAACGTGGTGGTGATTTAGGCGAATTCCGTCAGGGTCAGATGGTTCCGGCATTCGATAAAGTGGTGTTCTCCTGCCCGGTGCTTGAGCCAACCGGCCCGCTGCATACCCAGTTCGGTTACCACATCATTAAAGTGCTGTACCGCAAGTGA
- the ilvD gene encoding dihydroxy-acid dehydratase — protein MPKYRSATTTHGRNMAGARALWRATGMTDADFGKPIIAVVNSFTQFVPGHVHLRDLGKLVAEQIEAAGGVAKEFNTIAVDDGIAMGHGGMLYSLPSRELIADSVEYMVNAHCADAMVCISNCDKITPGMLMASLRLNIPVIFVSGGPMEAGKTKLSDKIIKLDLVDAMIQGADPKVSDAQSDQVERSACPTCGSCSGMFTANSMNCLTEALGLSQPGNGSLLATHADRKQLFLNAGSRIVELTKRYYEQDDASALPRNIASKAAFENAMTLDIAMGGSTNTVLHLLAAAQEAEIDFTMSDIDKLSRKVPQLCKVAPSTQKYHMEDVHRAGGVIGILGELDRAGLLNRDVKNVLGLTLPESLAQYDVMLTEDAAVKAMYRAGPAGIRTTQAFSQDCRWETLDDDRAEGCIRSLEHAYSKDGGLAVLYGNIAENGCIVKTAGVDDSILKFTGPAKVYESQEEAVDAILGGKVVEGDVVVIRYEGPKGGPGMQEMLYPTTFLKSMGLGKACALITDGRFSGGTSGLSIGHVSPEAASGGSIALVEDGDLIAIDIPNRDIQLQVSNQEMAARREAQEARGDKAWTPRDRQREVSFALRAYASLATSADKGAVRDKSKLGG, from the coding sequence ATGCCTAAGTACCGTTCCGCCACTACCACCCACGGCCGTAATATGGCGGGTGCCCGCGCGCTGTGGCGCGCCACCGGTATGACCGATGCCGATTTCGGCAAACCGATCATTGCCGTTGTGAACTCGTTTACCCAGTTTGTGCCGGGGCACGTTCACCTGCGCGATCTCGGCAAACTGGTTGCCGAACAAATCGAAGCCGCAGGCGGCGTGGCGAAAGAGTTCAATACGATCGCTGTCGATGACGGCATCGCGATGGGCCACGGAGGCATGCTTTATTCACTGCCATCGCGCGAGCTGATCGCCGACTCTGTCGAATACATGGTCAACGCCCACTGCGCAGATGCGATGGTCTGCATCTCCAACTGCGACAAGATTACCCCGGGGATGCTGATGGCGTCCCTGCGTCTCAATATTCCGGTGATTTTCGTCTCCGGTGGCCCGATGGAGGCCGGGAAAACCAAGCTTTCCGATAAGATCATCAAACTGGATTTGGTCGATGCGATGATCCAGGGGGCGGATCCGAAAGTGTCCGATGCGCAGAGCGATCAGGTGGAGCGTTCCGCGTGCCCGACCTGTGGCTCCTGTTCCGGTATGTTCACCGCCAACTCAATGAACTGTCTGACCGAAGCGCTGGGTCTGTCGCAGCCGGGTAATGGCTCGCTGCTGGCGACCCACGCCGACCGTAAACAGCTGTTCCTCAATGCCGGTTCACGCATTGTTGAGCTGACCAAACGGTATTACGAGCAGGATGATGCCAGCGCACTGCCGCGCAACATCGCCAGCAAGGCGGCGTTTGAGAACGCCATGACGCTGGATATCGCGATGGGCGGTTCCACCAACACCGTGCTGCACCTGCTGGCGGCAGCCCAGGAAGCAGAAATTGATTTCACCATGAGTGATATCGATAAGCTGTCGCGCAAAGTGCCGCAGCTGTGCAAAGTGGCACCGAGTACGCAGAAATACCATATGGAAGACGTTCACCGCGCTGGCGGGGTGATTGGCATTCTCGGCGAACTGGATCGCGCGGGTCTGCTGAACCGCGACGTGAAAAACGTGCTGGGTCTGACCTTGCCGGAGTCGCTGGCGCAGTATGACGTCATGCTGACGGAAGACGCAGCGGTGAAAGCGATGTATCGCGCAGGCCCGGCGGGCATTCGCACTACGCAGGCGTTTTCTCAGGATTGCCGTTGGGAAACCCTTGATGACGACCGCGCCGAAGGCTGTATCCGTTCGCTTGAACACGCCTACAGCAAAGATGGCGGGCTGGCGGTGTTGTACGGCAACATCGCCGAGAATGGCTGTATCGTAAAAACGGCGGGCGTTGACGACAGCATCCTGAAGTTCACCGGCCCGGCGAAAGTCTACGAAAGTCAGGAAGAAGCGGTAGACGCCATCCTTGGCGGCAAAGTAGTGGAAGGTGATGTTGTCGTGATCCGTTACGAAGGGCCGAAAGGCGGCCCGGGCATGCAGGAAATGCTCTATCCGACCACCTTCCTGAAATCAATGGGACTTGGCAAAGCCTGTGCGCTGATCACCGACGGACGTTTCTCCGGCGGTACCTCCGGTCTCTCCATTGGTCACGTTTCACCGGAAGCCGCCAGCGGCGGCAGCATTGCGCTGGTTGAAGATGGCGACCTGATCGCTATTGATATCCCGAACCGCGACATTCAGCTTCAGGTCAGCAATCAGGAGATGGCGGCGCGTCGTGAAGCGCAGGAAGCACGCGGTGATAAAGCCTGGACGCCGCGCGATCGTCAGCGTGAAGTGTCCTTCGCTCTGCGGGCTTATGCGAGCCTGGCCACCAGTGCGGATAAAGGCGCTGTGCGCGATAAATCCAAACTTGGAGGCTAA
- the rep gene encoding DNA helicase Rep, producing the protein MRLNPGQQQAVEFVTGPCLVLAGAGSGKTRVITNKIAHLIRGCGYQARHIAAVTFTNKAAREMKERVAQTLGRKEARGLMISTFHTLGLEIIKREFAALGMKSNFSLFDDTDQVALLKELTEGLIEDDKTLLQQLISTISNWKNDLLTPAQAAAQAKGERDRIFAHCYGLYDAHMKACNVLDFDDLILLPTLLLQRNEEVRERWQNRIRYLLVDEYQDTNTSQYELVKLLVGARARFTVVGDDDQSIYSWRGARPQNLVLLSQDFPALQVIKLEQNYRSSGRILKAANILIANNPHVFEKRLFSELGYGPELKVLSANHEEHEAERVTGELIAHHFVNKTQYKDYAILYRGNHQSRVFEKMLMQNRIPYKISGGTSFFSRPEIKDLLAYLRVLTNPDDDSAFLRIVNTPKREIGPATLQKLGEWASSRNKSLFTASFDMGLTQTLSGRGYEALTRFTHWLGEIQRLSEREPVAAVRDLIHGIDYESWLFETSPSPKAAEMRMKNVNQLFSWMTEMLEGSELEEPMTLTQVVTRFTLRDMMERGESEEDMDQVQLMTLHASKGLEFPYVFMVGMEEGFLPHQSSIDEDNIDEERRLAYVGITRAQKELIFTLCKERRQYGELVRPEPSRFLLELPQDDVSWEQERKVITAEERMHKGQANVANIRAMLAKAKEK; encoded by the coding sequence ATGCGTTTAAACCCCGGACAACAACAAGCCGTCGAATTTGTCACCGGACCGTGCCTGGTGCTGGCGGGGGCGGGATCCGGCAAAACCCGCGTGATCACCAATAAAATCGCGCATCTGATCCGTGGCTGCGGTTATCAGGCGCGGCACATCGCTGCGGTGACGTTTACCAATAAAGCGGCGCGCGAAATGAAAGAGCGTGTGGCGCAGACGCTCGGGCGTAAAGAGGCGCGCGGGCTGATGATCTCAACGTTCCACACGCTGGGGCTGGAGATTATCAAACGTGAATTTGCCGCGCTGGGGATGAAATCGAACTTTTCGCTGTTTGACGATACCGATCAGGTGGCGCTGCTGAAAGAGCTGACCGAAGGGTTGATTGAAGATGACAAAACCCTGTTGCAACAGCTGATCTCAACGATCTCCAACTGGAAAAACGATCTGCTGACGCCCGCGCAAGCCGCGGCACAAGCAAAAGGCGAGCGGGACCGCATTTTCGCGCATTGCTACGGCCTGTACGATGCGCATATGAAAGCCTGTAATGTGCTGGATTTCGACGATCTGATCCTGCTGCCGACGCTACTGTTGCAGCGCAATGAAGAGGTTCGCGAGCGCTGGCAGAACCGGATCCGCTATCTGCTGGTGGATGAATATCAGGACACCAACACCAGCCAGTATGAGCTGGTGAAACTGCTGGTGGGCGCCCGCGCCCGCTTCACCGTGGTGGGCGACGACGACCAGTCGATTTACTCCTGGCGCGGTGCGCGTCCGCAGAATCTGGTGTTGCTCAGTCAGGATTTTCCTGCGCTACAGGTGATCAAGCTTGAGCAAAACTACCGCTCCTCGGGTCGCATTCTGAAAGCGGCGAACATCCTGATTGCCAATAACCCGCACGTGTTTGAAAAGCGTCTGTTTTCGGAGCTGGGTTATGGCCCGGAGCTGAAAGTGCTGAGCGCGAACCATGAAGAGCACGAGGCGGAGCGGGTGACCGGGGAGCTCATCGCTCATCATTTTGTGAATAAAACGCAGTACAAGGATTACGCCATTCTCTATCGCGGCAACCATCAGTCGCGCGTATTTGAAAAAATGCTGATGCAGAACCGCATTCCGTACAAGATCTCCGGCGGCACTTCGTTTTTCTCGCGTCCGGAAATCAAAGACTTGCTTGCTTATCTGCGCGTGTTGACCAACCCGGATGACGACAGCGCGTTCCTGCGTATTGTGAATACACCAAAGCGCGAGATTGGCCCGGCGACGCTACAAAAACTGGGAGAATGGGCATCCAGTCGCAACAAGAGCCTGTTCACCGCCAGCTTCGACATGGGGCTGACGCAAACCCTGTCAGGGCGCGGTTATGAGGCGTTAACGCGCTTTACCCACTGGCTCGGCGAGATCCAGCGGCTGTCAGAACGCGAGCCAGTTGCCGCTGTGCGCGATCTTATTCATGGCATCGATTATGAATCCTGGTTGTTTGAAACCTCGCCCAGCCCGAAAGCCGCGGAGATGCGCATGAAAAACGTCAACCAGCTGTTCAGTTGGATGACGGAAATGCTGGAAGGCTCCGAGCTGGAGGAGCCCATGACACTCACCCAGGTGGTGACCCGCTTTACGTTGCGCGACATGATGGAACGCGGTGAGAGCGAAGAAGATATGGATCAGGTCCAGCTGATGACGCTGCACGCTTCGAAAGGGCTGGAATTCCCGTATGTGTTTATGGTGGGGATGGAAGAGGGCTTTCTGCCGCACCAGAGCAGCATCGATGAAGACAATATCGATGAAGAACGTCGGCTGGCTTATGTGGGCATTACCCGCGCGCAAAAAGAGCTGATTTTTACGCTATGCAAAGAGCGTCGTCAGTACGGCGAACTGGTGCGTCCGGAACCGAGCCGTTTTTTACTGGAACTGCCGCAGGATGATGTGAGCTGGGAGCAGGAGCGTAAGGTCATTACCGCAGAAGAACGGATGCACAAAGGTCAGGCGAACGTAGCCAACATCAGGGCGATGCTGGCGAAAGCGAAAGAAAAGTAA
- a CDS encoding branched-chain amino acid transaminase has translation MTTKKADYIWSNGEMIRWEDAKVHVMSHALHYGTSVFEGIRCYDSHKGPVVFRHREHMQRLRDSAKIYRFPVSQSVDELMEACRAVIRKNNLTSAYIRPLVFVGDVGMGVNPPPGYTTDVIIAAFPWGAYLGAEALEQGIDAMVSSWNRAAPNTIPTAAKAGGNYLSSLLVGSEARRHGYQEGIALDVNGYISEGAGENLFEVKDGVLFTPPFTSSALPGITRDAIIKLAKELGIEVREQVLSRESLYLADEVFMSGTAAEITPVRSVDGIQVGEGRCGPVTKRIQKAFFGLFTGETEDKWGWLDPVNQ, from the coding sequence ATGACGACGAAAAAAGCTGATTACATCTGGTCTAATGGCGAGATGATTCGTTGGGAAGATGCCAAAGTGCACGTAATGTCCCACGCACTGCACTACGGTACCTCCGTTTTTGAAGGGATCCGCTGCTACGATTCTCACAAAGGGCCGGTGGTGTTCCGTCATCGTGAACACATGCAGCGTCTGCGCGACTCAGCCAAAATCTATCGTTTCCCGGTGTCTCAGAGCGTCGATGAACTGATGGAAGCCTGCCGCGCGGTGATCCGTAAAAACAACCTGACCAGTGCTTATATTCGTCCTCTGGTGTTTGTCGGCGACGTCGGCATGGGTGTGAACCCGCCTCCGGGATACACTACAGATGTCATCATCGCCGCCTTCCCGTGGGGTGCCTACCTCGGTGCGGAAGCGCTGGAGCAAGGTATTGATGCGATGGTCTCTTCCTGGAACCGCGCTGCGCCAAACACCATTCCGACCGCCGCGAAAGCGGGTGGTAACTATCTCTCCTCGCTGCTGGTTGGCAGCGAAGCGCGCCGCCACGGCTATCAGGAAGGTATCGCGCTGGACGTTAACGGTTATATCTCCGAAGGCGCTGGCGAAAACCTGTTTGAAGTGAAAGACGGCGTGCTGTTCACCCCGCCGTTTACCTCCTCTGCACTGCCAGGCATCACCCGCGATGCCATCATCAAGCTGGCGAAAGAGCTGGGCATTGAAGTGCGTGAGCAGGTGCTGTCCCGCGAATCGCTGTATCTGGCCGACGAAGTGTTCATGTCCGGTACCGCCGCGGAAATCACGCCGGTACGCAGCGTTGACGGTATTCAGGTGGGCGAAGGCCGCTGTGGTCCGGTCACTAAACGTATTCAGAAAGCGTTCTTTGGCCTCTTTACTGGCGAAACCGAAGATAAATGGGGCTGGCTGGATCCAGTAAATCAATAA
- a CDS encoding DUF2461 domain-containing protein: MAGRFQGFTQEGLNFLQQVKAKNDKAWFEEHRFIYDRSVLNPFRALVDDLAPVMLEIDPLIETRSAIGKTISRIHRDTRFSQDKSLYRDRMWVTFKRPAKNWTDAPSYFFGIAPDSVHYGLGYYSASKPTMDLFRHTLKQRPTQFLEVAGCCREPFELIGESYKRPLVKDLDPAIATWYNRKSFAAIVDSPDMEPLFHADLVTQLADGFRQLEPLYQWLMTIETMKQIDPADL; this comes from the coding sequence ATGGCAGGACGCTTTCAAGGATTTACACAAGAAGGGCTTAATTTTCTTCAACAGGTCAAAGCGAAAAATGATAAAGCGTGGTTTGAAGAGCACCGTTTTATTTACGATCGCAGTGTACTGAACCCGTTTCGGGCGCTGGTGGATGATCTGGCCCCGGTGATGCTGGAGATTGATCCGTTAATTGAAACACGCTCAGCGATTGGCAAGACAATCTCGCGGATCCATCGCGACACCCGTTTCTCGCAGGATAAATCCCTTTACCGTGACCGGATGTGGGTGACCTTCAAGCGTCCGGCGAAAAACTGGACCGATGCGCCATCGTACTTTTTTGGCATCGCGCCGGATTCCGTACACTATGGCCTTGGCTATTACAGCGCCAGTAAACCGACGATGGATCTCTTTCGGCATACGCTGAAACAGCGCCCGACTCAGTTTCTGGAAGTCGCCGGGTGTTGCCGGGAACCGTTTGAGCTCATTGGTGAGAGTTACAAACGCCCGCTGGTAAAAGACCTCGATCCCGCCATTGCCACCTGGTACAACCGCAAATCCTTCGCGGCCATTGTCGATAGCCCGGATATGGAACCACTCTTCCACGCCGATCTGGTGACGCAACTGGCCGACGGATTCCGTCAACTGGAGCCGCTGTATCAGTGGCTAATGACGATAGAAACGATGAAGCAGATCGACCCGGCTGATTTATAA
- the ilvA gene encoding threonine ammonia-lyase, biosynthetic, whose translation MAESLSAAPEGAEYLRAVLRAPVYEAAQVTPLQKMEKLSSRLENVILVKREDRQPVHSFKLRGAYAMMAGLTEEQKARGVITASAGNHAQGVAFSSARLGVKALIVMPVATADIKVDAVRGFGGEVLLHGANFDEAKAKAIELSQQQGFTWVPPFDHPMVIAGQGTLALELLQQDAHIDRVFVPVGGGGLAAGVAVLIKQLMPQIKVIAVEAEDSACLKAALDAGHPVELPRVGLFAEGVAVKRIGDETFRLCQMYLDDIITVDSDAICAAMKDLFEDVRAVAEPSGALALAGMKKYVAQHNIRGERLAHILSGANVNFHGLRYVSERCELGEQREALLAVTIPEEKGSFLKFCQLLGGRSVTEFNYRFADAKDACIFVGVRLSRGLEERKEILDMLRNGGYSVVDLSDDEMAKLHVRYMVGGRPSKPLQERLFSFEFPESPGALLKFLYTLGTHWNISLFHYRSHGTDYGRVLAAFELGEHEPDFETRLNELGYECHDETRNPAFRFFLAG comes from the coding sequence ATGGCCGAATCCCTATCCGCTGCCCCTGAGGGGGCAGAATATCTCAGGGCCGTGCTGCGCGCGCCGGTGTATGAAGCCGCGCAGGTCACGCCACTGCAGAAAATGGAAAAGCTGTCGTCGCGCCTTGAAAACGTCATTCTGGTGAAGCGCGAAGACAGGCAGCCAGTGCACAGCTTTAAGCTACGCGGCGCGTACGCCATGATGGCAGGGCTGACTGAAGAGCAAAAAGCGCGGGGCGTCATCACGGCGTCTGCGGGCAACCATGCACAGGGCGTTGCGTTTTCTTCTGCGCGCCTCGGCGTGAAGGCGTTGATTGTCATGCCGGTCGCCACCGCAGATATCAAAGTCGACGCGGTACGCGGCTTTGGTGGCGAGGTGCTGCTGCACGGCGCGAACTTTGATGAAGCGAAAGCGAAAGCTATTGAACTGTCACAACAGCAGGGGTTTACCTGGGTGCCGCCGTTCGATCATCCGATGGTGATTGCAGGGCAGGGCACGCTGGCGCTGGAGTTACTGCAACAGGATGCGCATATCGATCGCGTATTTGTTCCGGTTGGCGGCGGTGGGCTGGCGGCGGGCGTGGCGGTGCTGATCAAACAGCTGATGCCGCAGATCAAAGTGATTGCCGTCGAAGCGGAAGACTCCGCCTGTCTGAAAGCCGCGCTGGATGCCGGTCATCCGGTTGAGTTGCCGCGCGTCGGGTTGTTTGCCGAAGGGGTGGCGGTGAAGCGCATCGGCGATGAAACATTCCGCCTGTGTCAGATGTACCTCGATGACATCATCACGGTCGACAGCGACGCCATCTGTGCGGCGATGAAAGATCTGTTCGAAGACGTGCGAGCGGTGGCGGAACCGTCCGGCGCGCTGGCACTGGCGGGCATGAAGAAATACGTCGCGCAACATAACATTCGTGGCGAACGGCTGGCGCATATTTTGTCTGGCGCGAACGTGAATTTCCACGGCCTGCGCTATGTGTCTGAACGTTGCGAGCTGGGCGAGCAACGCGAGGCGTTGCTGGCGGTGACCATTCCGGAAGAGAAGGGCAGCTTCCTGAAGTTCTGCCAGTTGCTCGGCGGGCGTTCGGTCACGGAGTTCAACTACCGTTTCGCTGATGCCAAAGACGCCTGCATTTTCGTTGGCGTGCGTCTGAGTCGTGGCCTGGAAGAGCGCAAAGAGATCCTCGACATGCTGCGCAACGGCGGTTACAGCGTGGTGGATCTCTCCGACGATGAGATGGCGAAACTGCACGTGCGTTACATGGTGGGCGGTCGTCCGTCGAAACCCCTGCAGGAGCGGTTGTTCAGTTTTGAGTTTCCGGAATCACCCGGCGCGTTGCTGAAATTTCTCTATACGCTCGGAACCCACTGGAACATTTCGCTGTTCCACTACCGCAGCCACGGCACCGATTATGGTCGTGTACTGGCGGCGTTTGAACTGGGCGAGCACGAGCCGGATTTCGAAACGCGGCTTAACGAACTGGGCTACGAGTGTCATGACGAAACCCGCAACCCGGCGTTTCGTTTCTTCCTGGCGGGTTAA
- the ilvM gene encoding acetolactate synthase 2 small subunit: protein MMQHQLAVQARFNPETLERVLRVVRHRGFQICSMNMETATDAQNINIELTVASPRPVELLFSQLSKLVDVACVEIQQRTTSSQQIRA from the coding sequence ATGATGCAACATCAGCTCGCCGTTCAGGCTCGTTTCAACCCGGAAACGTTAGAGCGTGTTTTACGCGTGGTGCGCCATCGCGGTTTTCAGATTTGTTCTATGAATATGGAGACTGCAACTGATGCGCAAAATATTAATATCGAATTGACCGTTGCCAGTCCTCGTCCAGTCGAATTACTGTTTAGTCAGTTGAGCAAACTGGTCGACGTCGCCTGTGTCGAGATCCAGCAACGAACAACATCATCACAACAAATCCGCGCCTGA